The Natronoglycomyces albus genome has a segment encoding these proteins:
- a CDS encoding DUF3073 domain-containing protein, with translation MGRGRAKAKQMKVARRLKYHSPNTDLRALERELAGGKEAENHAIEAEEAVDEEPDEGYSDPYADYASDDDDGLREEDWLPPRNKSDLRWMKRWDGNPSLPPT, from the coding sequence ATGGGGCGCGGCCGAGCTAAGGCCAAACAGATGAAGGTTGCCCGGCGGCTGAAATACCACTCGCCGAATACCGACCTGCGCGCACTAGAGCGCGAACTAGCAGGCGGTAAAGAGGCTGAGAACCATGCCATCGAGGCTGAGGAAGCAGTCGACGAAGAGCCAGACGAAGGCTACTCCGACCCTTATGCGGACTACGCCAGCGACGATGACGACGGACTTCGCGAAGAGGATTGGCTCCCTCCGAGGAACAAGTCTGACTTACGGTGGATGAAGCGGTGGGACGGCAACCCATCGCTTCCTCCCACCTAA
- the purM gene encoding phosphoribosylformylglycinamidine cyclo-ligase, whose translation MSSSSSKTEDKQKKVSYASAGVDIDAGDRAVEALKPSIRKTTRPEVVGGIGGFAGLFSLDVEKYRKPLLASSTDGVGTKLVIAQRLDIHDTVGIDLVAMVVDDLVVCGAEPLFLLDYIACGQVVPERIADIGAGIADGCRYAGCALVGGEIAEHPGVLGADEYDVSATGIGIVETDDLLGPDRVQAGDVVIAMASSGLHSNGFSLVRQALLNHGGMNLKSEVAEFGRQRTLGEELLTPTHIYAKDCLEVIKECEVHAFSHITGGGIPGNLVRSLPDHLQVEVDRSTWSPQPVFDVVQKVGAIEDVEMERTFNMGVGMMAIVPPDQVDRALAVLTTRHVNSWVAGEVTEGGSGVKMVGEYKKA comes from the coding sequence GTGAGCAGCAGCAGCAGCAAGACAGAGGACAAACAGAAGAAGGTCTCCTATGCCTCCGCTGGCGTCGACATTGACGCCGGGGATCGTGCGGTTGAGGCGCTGAAGCCGAGTATTCGTAAGACCACCCGGCCTGAGGTCGTGGGGGGTATTGGGGGATTTGCCGGGCTGTTTAGCTTGGATGTCGAGAAGTACCGTAAGCCGCTTTTGGCCTCCTCCACCGATGGTGTGGGGACGAAACTGGTCATCGCGCAGCGTCTGGACATTCACGACACTGTCGGCATCGACTTGGTGGCGATGGTGGTGGACGACTTGGTCGTCTGTGGCGCGGAGCCGCTGTTCTTGCTTGACTACATCGCCTGCGGCCAGGTGGTGCCGGAGCGGATCGCCGATATCGGGGCGGGGATCGCCGATGGCTGCCGCTATGCCGGTTGCGCGTTGGTCGGCGGCGAGATCGCCGAGCACCCGGGCGTGTTGGGAGCCGACGAGTATGACGTCTCGGCGACGGGCATCGGCATCGTGGAGACGGATGACCTGTTGGGTCCCGACCGGGTCCAGGCGGGGGATGTCGTTATCGCGATGGCTTCTTCGGGTCTGCATTCGAATGGTTTTTCGCTGGTGCGGCAGGCGCTGCTTAACCATGGCGGCATGAATTTGAAGTCAGAGGTCGCCGAGTTCGGCCGTCAGCGCACGTTGGGCGAGGAGCTGTTGACTCCGACGCACATTTACGCCAAGGACTGTCTTGAGGTCATCAAGGAGTGCGAGGTGCACGCCTTTTCGCACATCACCGGGGGCGGTATTCCGGGGAACTTGGTGCGTTCGCTTCCCGATCACCTGCAAGTGGAGGTGGATCGTTCGACGTGGTCTCCGCAGCCGGTTTTCGATGTGGTGCAGAAAGTTGGCGCGATTGAGGACGTGGAGATGGAGCGCACGTTCAACATGGGCGTGGGGATGATGGCGATTGTCCCGCCCGACCAGGTCGACCGCGCTCTCGCCGTGCTGACCACACGTCATGTCAATAGCTGGGTGGCCGGTGAGGTTACTGAGGGTGGCAGTGGCGTGAAGATGGTCGGGGAGTACAAGAAGGCTTAA
- the purF gene encoding amidophosphoribosyltransferase — protein sequence MPRGDGQLSLELDSNDAGPRDECGVVGIWAPGEEVAKLTYFGLYALQHRGQEAAGIAVSDAARTVVYKDTGLVAQVFDETTLAPLTGHVAIGHTRYSTTGANTWDNAQPTLGTTSAGTSLALAHNGNLINTADLAKEAANLNLDIGASTSDTALMTALLTARPDESITASAQKVLPQLRGAFSLVFMDDNTLYAARDPEGFRPLVLGRLSNGWAVASETAALDTIGATIVREIEPGELLSIDEHGMRSERFAPARPKNCIFEYIYLARPDSVLAGRNVYATRVEVGRRLAREQVVEADLVIGVPESGIPAAIGFAEESGIPYGLGFTKNSYVGRTFIQPSQSLRQLGIRLKLNPLHDQIRGKRIVVVDDTIVRGNTQRQIVRMLREAGAVEVHVRISAPPIQWPCFFGIDFASRAELIAGNLDVDGIRKNIGADSLGYVSMEGLTAATEQPASRLCRACFDGDYPLELPASSLLGKNLLESGGESGEESSTNRSQRQRSEA from the coding sequence GTGCCCCGAGGTGATGGGCAGCTTTCGTTGGAGCTTGACTCGAATGACGCCGGACCGCGCGATGAGTGCGGTGTGGTGGGAATTTGGGCTCCCGGCGAAGAAGTCGCCAAACTAACCTATTTCGGCCTCTACGCCCTGCAACATCGGGGACAAGAAGCCGCCGGAATCGCCGTCTCCGACGCCGCTCGGACGGTCGTCTACAAGGACACTGGGCTCGTCGCCCAAGTTTTCGACGAAACCACTCTTGCCCCCTTGACCGGGCACGTCGCCATCGGTCACACGCGATACTCCACCACCGGGGCCAATACCTGGGACAACGCTCAGCCGACTCTTGGCACCACCTCGGCGGGCACCTCCTTGGCTCTGGCTCACAATGGCAACCTGATCAACACCGCCGACCTGGCGAAGGAAGCCGCGAACCTCAACCTTGACATTGGCGCGTCGACCTCGGACACCGCGCTCATGACGGCGCTGTTGACCGCCCGCCCCGATGAGTCCATCACCGCCTCGGCCCAGAAGGTGCTTCCGCAGTTGCGGGGAGCATTCAGCTTGGTCTTCATGGACGACAACACGCTGTATGCGGCGCGTGATCCGGAGGGGTTCCGGCCGCTGGTGCTGGGTCGCCTCAGCAACGGCTGGGCTGTGGCCAGCGAGACGGCCGCGTTGGACACTATCGGCGCGACCATCGTCCGGGAGATCGAACCTGGTGAGCTGCTTTCCATCGACGAGCATGGGATGCGCTCTGAGCGCTTCGCCCCAGCTCGGCCTAAAAACTGCATCTTCGAGTACATCTACCTGGCCCGCCCTGACTCTGTTCTGGCGGGTCGCAACGTGTATGCCACCCGGGTTGAGGTGGGACGCCGCCTAGCACGCGAGCAGGTGGTGGAAGCCGATTTGGTGATTGGGGTTCCCGAGTCGGGCATCCCGGCCGCGATTGGTTTCGCCGAGGAGTCCGGCATCCCCTATGGGCTGGGCTTCACCAAGAACTCCTATGTGGGGCGCACGTTTATTCAGCCGTCGCAGTCGCTGCGTCAGCTGGGCATTCGCCTCAAACTCAATCCGTTGCACGATCAAATCCGTGGTAAACGCATTGTCGTGGTCGATGACACGATCGTGCGCGGCAACACTCAGCGTCAGATCGTGCGAATGCTGCGTGAGGCCGGAGCCGTCGAGGTGCATGTGAGGATTTCGGCCCCGCCGATCCAATGGCCGTGTTTCTTCGGCATCGACTTCGCCAGTCGGGCCGAACTCATCGCTGGCAATCTGGACGTCGATGGGATTCGCAAGAACATCGGCGCGGACAGCCTCGGCTATGTCTCGATGGAAGGGCTGACCGCGGCGACCGAACAGCCCGCCTCAAGGCTGTGTCGCGCCTGTTTCGACGGCGACTACCCCCTAGAACTTCCGGCTTCCTCGCTACTGGGAAAGAACCTCCTGGAATCCGGCGGCGAGTCCGGAGAAGAATCAAGCACCAATCGATCACAACGTCAACGAAGTGAGGCGTAG
- a CDS encoding carboxypeptidase regulatory-like domain-containing protein yields the protein MTAPEDRSTSRVVPSGPLAPRPSRRVRALPRAWSFATSRMLTAWLAMISMVLGAAIGAVVVPQAALANPEVTVQIVHGHDPSLEVGGAPAEIGVMVQVRNSPRPTKVDIQGVLSGVSEWVDIRVDGDCEDRGNGKARCNDMDDLANNTAQLRFILAPVPDSDLTDADTRSGHFDVGATGGSSSDRTSVSIRGNRPDRDPTVQEISGVVSDDQGEAVSGARVEIRDPAGTTYDTTTGGDGAYRFEGNDDRYIAPGQIDLRVTADGFEDFERTIQVGAGAVFVEAVSLSLPEDDSDDDEPPAEEPTEEETTEAAVVDDGVSGMMWLIIILGILLVLGGIAAIVIMIVKSRKDDDEGEDGDFLDEDVPPDHTPKAAQTGQPGVYDSGPAPGADQPTMIHDGPLLQDDDLARYGSQPAGGGFGPAYGPDDATQLIPSADGGLPSGAVSPGPGADATQIVPMGGLGRGGPPENDSTQIIPTSGGAPGGIPPAPPAPYGSDPAGYGSSPSSQPRSGPPSPYGEPSRPEGQRGAYGEPSRPPYSEPSPPGGGREPYGSDPYGGPRSDYGGPSGYPQSSPSAPPSTYGSDPYGGTRGGDQGDRGSNFGFGDGTYGAPSEPRGTDYGAGPAQPSNPWSQPASTDQWGSPSAPESDNYGRGGYGTDSGGDYGHRPAGDEYGRPGGDYGRGPSGGAEYGGGTYGRDSGGYGQPDPGYGDRGGYGRPGGGPPSPYEAGPYGHGQADGPAAPGGPGGPGGYGPPADDATRLQPGANGDEGRYPGEPRPPREGHRDERDGYRDWDDRPRSW from the coding sequence ATGACCGCACCAGAGGACCGGAGCACGTCCCGAGTCGTCCCGTCCGGGCCACTCGCACCCCGGCCTTCGCGCCGTGTACGTGCCCTTCCGCGCGCCTGGAGTTTTGCCACCTCACGCATGCTCACCGCATGGCTGGCAATGATCAGCATGGTACTGGGTGCCGCGATCGGTGCAGTCGTGGTCCCCCAGGCTGCCTTGGCCAACCCCGAAGTCACCGTCCAGATCGTCCACGGGCACGACCCGAGCCTAGAGGTGGGTGGAGCCCCCGCTGAAATCGGCGTCATGGTCCAGGTGCGCAATTCGCCCCGACCCACCAAAGTCGATATTCAGGGCGTGCTCTCTGGGGTCAGCGAGTGGGTTGATATCCGCGTCGACGGCGATTGCGAAGACCGTGGGAACGGTAAAGCGCGCTGCAACGACATGGACGACCTGGCCAACAACACCGCTCAATTGCGTTTCATTCTCGCCCCGGTTCCCGACTCGGACCTGACTGACGCGGATACTCGATCCGGTCACTTCGACGTCGGCGCTACGGGAGGCTCCTCCTCCGACCGCACCTCCGTGAGCATCAGGGGCAACCGTCCTGACCGTGACCCGACCGTGCAGGAAATCTCCGGCGTGGTCTCCGATGACCAGGGCGAGGCCGTCTCCGGGGCGCGCGTGGAGATCCGCGACCCGGCCGGGACCACCTACGACACGACTACCGGTGGCGACGGCGCCTATCGATTTGAAGGCAACGACGACCGATACATCGCCCCTGGCCAAATTGACCTGAGAGTCACCGCCGATGGCTTTGAGGACTTTGAACGCACGATCCAGGTCGGTGCGGGTGCGGTCTTCGTAGAGGCCGTCTCCCTGTCGCTTCCGGAGGACGATAGCGACGACGACGAACCTCCGGCCGAGGAGCCAACGGAGGAGGAGACCACCGAAGCCGCGGTCGTCGACGACGGCGTCAGCGGCATGATGTGGCTGATCATCATCCTCGGTATTCTGCTTGTTCTCGGTGGCATCGCCGCCATCGTGATCATGATCGTCAAGAGCCGCAAGGACGATGACGAGGGCGAAGACGGAGACTTCCTCGACGAGGACGTCCCTCCGGATCACACGCCCAAGGCCGCGCAAACCGGCCAGCCGGGTGTCTACGACTCAGGACCCGCGCCCGGGGCCGACCAGCCGACCATGATCCACGACGGCCCGCTCTTGCAAGACGATGACCTGGCCCGGTACGGCTCGCAGCCCGCTGGCGGTGGCTTCGGCCCCGCCTATGGCCCCGACGACGCCACGCAGCTGATTCCGTCGGCCGACGGTGGTTTGCCGAGTGGTGCCGTCTCGCCCGGTCCTGGTGCCGACGCCACGCAGATCGTTCCTATGGGCGGTCTGGGACGTGGTGGCCCGCCCGAGAACGACTCCACCCAGATCATTCCGACCTCCGGTGGCGCACCCGGCGGTATTCCGCCTGCTCCGCCCGCTCCTTACGGCTCCGATCCAGCTGGGTACGGCTCCTCGCCGTCCAGCCAGCCGCGCAGCGGCCCGCCTTCGCCTTACGGCGAGCCGTCTCGTCCCGAGGGGCAGCGCGGAGCCTATGGCGAGCCTTCGCGCCCGCCGTATTCCGAGCCGTCCCCGCCCGGTGGAGGCCGCGAGCCCTACGGCTCCGATCCTTACGGCGGTCCTCGCTCCGACTATGGCGGCCCGTCTGGGTACCCGCAGAGTTCTCCCAGCGCCCCGCCCTCGACCTATGGCTCCGATCCCTATGGCGGGACACGCGGGGGCGACCAAGGCGATCGCGGAAGTAACTTCGGCTTCGGCGATGGCACCTATGGCGCGCCCTCCGAGCCACGCGGCACCGACTATGGGGCTGGCCCCGCGCAGCCATCCAACCCGTGGAGCCAACCGGCCAGCACCGACCAGTGGGGTAGCCCCAGCGCCCCCGAATCGGACAATTATGGCCGTGGCGGCTACGGAACCGACAGCGGCGGCGACTATGGACACCGCCCCGCTGGCGATGAGTACGGTCGACCTGGCGGCGACTATGGTCGCGGACCCTCCGGTGGTGCCGAATACGGCGGTGGCACCTACGGGCGCGACAGCGGCGGTTATGGCCAACCAGATCCCGGCTATGGCGATCGTGGCGGTTACGGCCGGCCCGGTGGAGGGCCGCCCAGTCCGTATGAGGCGGGTCCCTACGGCCATGGACAGGCCGATGGCCCGGCGGCCCCTGGTGGTCCCGGCGGCCCGGGCGGCTACGGCCCGCCAGCCGACGACGCTACCCGGTTGCAACCCGGTGCCAATGGTGACGAGGGCCGCTATCCAGGCGAGCCTCGTCCTCCCCGGGAGGGGCACCGTGACGAGCGAGACGGATATCGCGACTGGGATGACCGTCCACGCTCTTGGTAG
- a CDS encoding sterol carrier family protein, with translation MDAISQVIAAIDHSQEPARDVQKAAVRTLLERLATSVPGNSVEVRVPPFGAVQCVAGPRHRRGTPANVVESDPVTFLHVALGRMTFAEAVASGKITASGARSDLSEHFPLLES, from the coding sequence ATGGATGCCATTTCACAGGTTATAGCGGCTATAGATCACTCTCAAGAGCCAGCCCGAGACGTCCAAAAGGCGGCGGTCCGAACGCTGTTGGAACGCTTGGCCACCTCCGTTCCGGGCAACTCGGTCGAGGTGCGGGTACCTCCGTTCGGAGCCGTCCAGTGCGTTGCCGGGCCGCGGCATCGGCGTGGAACTCCGGCCAATGTCGTCGAAAGCGATCCGGTCACGTTCTTGCACGTAGCCCTAGGCCGAATGACATTCGCCGAAGCGGTGGCCTCCGGCAAGATCACAGCCTCGGGAGCCCGCTCGGACTTGAGCGAACACTTTCCGCTACTTGAATCGTGA